The following coding sequences are from one Hydra vulgaris chromosome 04, alternate assembly HydraT2T_AEP window:
- the LOC136079271 gene encoding uncharacterized protein LOC136079271: MTEFCNTASSVSVSATARASSNSLTMSIISAPVPGSANSVPADSATASSNSFMSAQVPDSSASSNSFMSAPVPGNSNSVSADSATASSSVSTILAVLPLALTTHTVNTDVAEWIITDDLREYFSKSADGFLSCQHMDSDFKLSTKVLPGDTFKFKRQCTKSLFFREKVNGEKIKRDWICYSPSTSKVFCAHFKLFNSKCGIGASALMSSGYDDWKHAARDLARHETSETHIQSIETLLTRRKAGEHISKRLTEQFESEKKYWNDILLRILTVIKMLASRGLSFRGSNEIVGSVHNGNYLGCLELVAEFDPLLAEHIQKRVNKGRGHVSYLSSTICDEFIHVLSRDVLDHILTEIKEAKYFAVSVDSTPDISHVDQLTIIFRYMNSKGPVKRFVTFIPIL; encoded by the coding sequence atgactgaGTTTTGTAATACTGCAAGTAGTGTCTCGGTATCAGCAACAGCGAGAGCGAGTTCAAATTCACTAACTATGTCAATAATATCAGCACCAGTTCCAGGTAGTGCTAATAGTGTCCCTGCAGACTCAGCTACAGCGAGTTCAAACTCATTTATGTCAGCACAAGTTCCAGATAGTTCAGCGAGTTCAAACTCATTTATGTCAGCACCAGTTCCAGGTAATTCTAATAGTGTCTCAGCAGACTCAGCTACAGCAAGTTCAAGCGTCTCAACTATCTTAGCAGTGTTACCCCTGGCTCTGACGACCCACACTGTCAACACCGATGTGGCTGAGTGGATTATAACCGACGACCTGCGTGAGTATTTCAGCAAAAGTGCAGATGGGTTTTTATCATGCCAACATATGGATAGCgattttaaattatctactAAAGTACTGCCTGGTGacacttttaagtttaaacGACAGTGTACAAAGTCCCTTTTTTTCCGGGAAAAAGTGAATGGTGAGAAAATTAAGAGAGACTGGATTTGCTATTCCCCATCAACTAGTAAGGTTTTCTGCGcccattttaaattatttaattcaaaatgtgGAATTGGAGCATCTGCTTTGATGTCATCAGGATATGATGATTGGAAACACGCTGCAAGAGACTTAGCTCGCCATGAAACAAGTGAAACCCACATTCAATCAATTGAAACCCTTTTAACACGTAGGAAAGCTGGAGAGCACATTAGTAAGAGGCTCACAGAGCAATTTGAATCAGAGAAAAAGTACTGGAATGACATACTGCTGCGTATTCTTACCGTAATCAAAATGTTAGCGTCGCGTGGGTTGTCATTCCGTGGCAGTAACGAAATTGTGGGTTCTGTCCACAATGGCAATTATTTAGGTTGCTTAGAGCTAGTGGCTGAGTTTGACCCATTGCTTGCAGAACATATTCAGAAAAGAGTGAACAAAGGCCGAGGTCATGTGTCATATCTGTCATCAACTATATGTGATGAATTTATTCATGTGTTAAGTCGTGACGTTTTGGACCACATTTTAACTGAGATTAAAGAAGCAAAATACTTTGCAGTTAGTGTTGACTCAACACCAGATATTTCACATGTAGATCAGCTTACCATTATATTCCGTTACATGAATTCTAAAGGACCAGTTAAACGTTTTGTGACATTTATCCCTATTCTATAG
- the LOC136079272 gene encoding uncharacterized protein LOC136079272 — MENTGNNLAEYIPCCAHSLNLVGQCAVGCCSEAVTFFDFVNKLFVFFSASTSRWNRLMAVLKPLNMPTLKRLSDTRWSAHYDAVHSLQVGYTQVKSTLDSMCQDMSQKKEIRLEAAGLKDIMSHHETGILVQLWSKTLNRFNLTSKYLQGADMDLNTATELLRSLGDFVHSLRSQFTSFEKEGKDLGTDSYKGETRQKRKRNQRWDYGDSEDLELSPSDKFKVQCFLPIVDQLLVALKQRANAYDTVSKRFGFLKNLQSLSNDGMRDHVSFVCETYFEDVEPNCHGEFIHFTSLFAKLSPPNKTDCVELQMYTFLVKNSLTDTFVNVYTVLRIYLSLMVTNCTGERSFSVLKRV; from the coding sequence ATGGAAAATACTGGCAATAACTTAGCTGAATACATACCATGTTGTGCTCATTCGCTTAACCTTGTTGGTCAATGTGCTGTAGGATGTTGTTCTGAGGCTGTAACGTTTTTTGACTTTGTAAATAagctgtttgtatttttttctgccTCCACCTCTCGTTGGAATCGTTTGATGGCAGTTTTAAAGCCACTTAATATGCCTACCTTAAAAAGGTTATCTGATACCAGATGGTCAGCACATTATGATGCTGTACACTCCCTCCAGGTTGGCTATACGCAAGTGAAGTCTACACTGGATAGCATGTGTCAAGATATGTCCCAAAAGAAAGAAATACGACTTGAAGCCGCAGGATTGAAAGATATAATGAGTCATCATGAAACAGGTATCCTAGTTCAATTGTGGTCAAAAACTCTGAATAGGTTCAATTTAACTAGCAAGTACTTACAAGGAGCAGACATGGATCTCAACACCGCTACGGAACTGCTTCGTTCTTTGGGTGATTTTGTTCATTCTCTTCGGAGCCAGTTCACATCATTTGAAAAGGAAGGAAAGGATCTGGGTACCGATTCGTACAAAGGTGAAACAAGGCAAAAGCGCAAGAGGAACCAGAGATGGGATTATGGTGACTCAGAAGATCTAGAGTTATCCCCTTCTGATAAGTTTAAGGTTCAGTGTTTTTTGCCTATAGTTGATCAATTGTTAGTTGCTCTTAAACAGAGGGCTAATGCATATGATACAGTCAGCAAAAGGTTTGGTTTTCTTAAAAATCTACAATCTTTGTCCAATGATGGTATGAGAGATCATGTTTCATTTGTATGTGAAACATATTTTGAAGATGTTGAACCTAACTGTCATGGTGAATTCATTCACTTCACTTCTCTGTTTGCCAAATTGTCACCGCCCAATAAAACTGATTGTGTTGAACTGCAAATGTACACCTTTCTAGTTAAGAATAGTTTGACCGATACCTTTGTGAATGTCTACACTGTGTTGAGAATTTATTTGTCTCTTATGGTCACAAACTGTACTGGAGAAAGATCTTTTTCAGTCCTTAAAAGAGTTTAG